A single Halobellus ruber DNA region contains:
- a CDS encoding ATP-binding protein: MSVVEDNLPDGVSVEDDGPGIPASERQRVFEVGYTTGEEGTGFGLAIVPEVAEAHGWDVALTDGEHGGARYGITGVDFVDG, translated from the coding sequence GTGTCAGTCGTCGAGGACAACCTCCCCGACGGCGTCTCCGTCGAGGACGACGGACCTGGCATCCCCGCGTCGGAGCGCCAGCGGGTCTTCGAGGTGGGCTACACGACAGGCGAGGAAGGAACAGGGTTCGGGCTCGCGATCGTCCCGGAAGTCGCCGAGGCACACGGCTGGGACGTGGCGCTTACCGATGGCGAACACGGCGGTGCACGCTACGGGATCACCGGCGTCGATTTCGTCGACGGCTGA